In one Herpetosiphonaceae bacterium genomic region, the following are encoded:
- a CDS encoding metalloregulator ArsR/SmtB family transcription factor, which translates to MEVQDVSTPLHLLKVLAHESRLKILGILANQECSVGELAALLKLKEPTVSHHLAKLKEIGLVGMRAEGNTHIYWLDGEALQGMTQKLFTFEQIAAPPSDVAYDAWERKVLGSFVEGTRLKEIPASQKKRLVILRWLVSQFQPGVRYPEREVNEVIKRHHPDCATLRRELIMNRLMQRDHGVYWRVPDAPVA; encoded by the coding sequence ATGGAAGTTCAAGACGTAAGCACGCCGCTGCATCTGCTGAAAGTGCTGGCCCATGAAAGCCGCCTGAAAATCCTTGGTATACTGGCAAACCAGGAGTGCAGCGTCGGCGAGCTGGCGGCGCTGCTCAAGCTCAAGGAGCCGACCGTCTCGCATCACCTGGCGAAGCTCAAAGAGATTGGTCTGGTAGGCATGCGCGCCGAGGGCAACACGCACATCTACTGGCTGGACGGCGAGGCGCTGCAAGGCATGACCCAAAAGCTGTTTACCTTCGAGCAGATCGCCGCGCCGCCGAGCGATGTCGCGTACGACGCCTGGGAGCGCAAGGTGCTTGGCAGCTTTGTGGAGGGCACGCGGCTGAAAGAGATCCCGGCCAGCCAGAAGAAACGTCTGGTGATCCTCAGATGGCTGGTCAGCCAGTTCCAGCCGGGCGTGCGCTATCCTGAGCGCGAGGTCAACGAGGTGATCAAGCGCCACCACCCGGACTGTGCTACATTGCGCCGCGAGCTGATTATGAACCGGCTGATGCAGCGCGATCACGGCGTCTACTGGCGCGTACCGGACGCGCCGGTCGCGTGA
- the tsaA gene encoding tRNA (N6-threonylcarbamoyladenosine(37)-N6)-methyltransferase TrmO, translated as MLKLEPIGSVRSPITEGVDENWDDVVSEIHLAAAFAPGLQGLADFSHIIVVFFMHQSSFGATTDLVHRPRGRADMPAVGIFSQRARRRPNPIGMTAVEIVGVAGPVLSVRGLDAIDGTPVLDIKPYVPAFDRVADALCRSGSSG; from the coding sequence ATGCTCAAGCTCGAACCGATCGGCAGCGTCCGCTCGCCGATAACCGAGGGCGTGGACGAAAACTGGGACGATGTCGTCTCGGAGATTCATCTCGCAGCGGCATTCGCGCCTGGGCTGCAAGGACTCGCCGATTTTTCGCATATTATCGTCGTGTTTTTTATGCATCAGTCCTCGTTCGGCGCGACGACCGACCTTGTCCACCGACCACGCGGACGCGCCGATATGCCCGCTGTCGGGATCTTCTCCCAGCGCGCCAGGCGTCGTCCCAACCCCATCGGCATGACCGCCGTTGAGATAGTCGGCGTGGCTGGCCCGGTGCTGAGCGTGCGCGGCCTGGATGCGATCGACGGCACGCCCGTGCTGGACATCAAGCCCTACGTGCCCGCCTTCGACCGTGTTGCCGATGCCTTGTGCAGGAGTGGATCGAGCGGCTGA